The Daucus carota subsp. sativus chromosome 7, DH1 v3.0, whole genome shotgun sequence genome window below encodes:
- the LOC108196178 gene encoding glucosidase 2 subunit beta — MQKKMKNSCFISSFFFLSVFYLLILIDRSAASSSINLLGVSPQDLSYYSGSSSVIKCKDGSKKINKSQLNDDFCDCPADGTDEPGTSACPNGKFYCKNAGHIPVTLYSSRVNDGICDCCDGSDEYDGKVMCPNTCWEAGKMARDRLKKKITTYSEGVTLRRKEIEQSKLAAEKDAAELTKLKNEEKILKGLVQQLQDRKEQIEKAEEKERLQKENERLQKEKEEKEKKDLEDKESDNNAPDTGNTGGVTTESTDDDHIGLVEDSPPLEDVTVHGKSVDEHQHSDDNEEARSSSEGEHTATEEASAVAPEAGIDTASKGDDASDNTESLSKEELGRIVGSRWTGKKSDQESAEADSAADDEDHEEQTKNIEDEEYNSYESETEDEHSTYDDEEADDHVEDLEEDASEPTSSSYKYETDDDSELTDISSRSNPSWLEKIQNTVRNILQAVNLFQTPVDKSEAARVRKEYDELNAKLSKIQSRISSLTQKVKHDFGSEKEFYSLYGQCLEMKENKYVYKVCPFKQATQEEGHGSTRLGSWDKFEDSYRIMRFSNGDKCWNGPDRSLTVRLRCGLKNEITDVDEPSRCEYEALLSTPVVCLEEKLKELQDKLALMNKEQPQGHDEL; from the exons ATgcagaagaagatgaagaattcATGTTTCATttcatctttcttcttcttatcggtgttttatttgttgattttgatcgATAGATCGGCAGCTTCTTCGTCGATTAATCTACTAGGAGTCTCTCCACAAG ATTTGAGTTATTACTCGGGCTCCTCGTCGGTTATTAAGTGTAAAGATGGATCTAAGAAAATTAATAAGTCACAGCTTAATGATGATTTCTGTGATTGTCCTGCTGATGGCACTGATGAGCCAG GAACGTCAGCATGTCCTAATGGAAAGTTCTACTGCAAGAATGCGGGTCATATTCCTGTTACTCTGTATTCTTCTAGAGTCAATGACGGCATATGTG ATTGCTGTGATGGGAGTGATGAGTATGATGGTAAGGTTATGTGCCCCAATACTTGTTGGGAAGCTGGAAAAATGGCTAGGGATAGATTAAAGAAGAAGATCACAACATATAGCGAAGGTGTCACTTTAAGGAGAAAGGAAATTGAACAATCGAAATTGGCTGCAGAAAAGGATGCTGCAGAACTCACAAAACTGAAAAATGAGGAGAAAATACTTAAGGGGCTGGTTCAGCAACTTCAGG ACCGCAAAGAGCAAATAGAGAAGGCAGAAGAGAAAGAACGTTTGCAAAAGGAAAATGAACGCTTGcaaaaagagaaagaagagaAGGAGAAGAAAGATTTGGAAGATAAAGAAAGTGATAACAATGCTCCGGACACGGGTAACACTGGAGGAGTCACTACGGAAAGTACAGATGATGACCATATTGGACTAGTGGAAGATTCTCCTCCATTGGAG GATGTGACAGTACATGGAAAATCTGTAGATGAACATCAACATAGTGATGATAATGAAGAGGCGCGGTCTTCAAGCGAAGGAGAG CACACTGCAACTGAGGAAGCTTCAGCAGTTGCGCCTGAAGCTGGCATCGACACTGCAAGCAAG GGAGATGATGCATCTGATAATACTGAATCTTTGTCAAAGGAAGAGTTAGGTCGCATTGTTGGCTCACGTTGGACTGGGAAAAAAAGTGATCAGGAAAGTGCAGAGGCTGACTCTGCTGCTGATGATGAGGATCATGAAGAGCAGACAAAAAATATAGAGGATGAAGAATATAACAGCTATGAGTCAGAAACTGAGGATGAGCACTCTACATACGATGATGAAGAAGCTGATGACCATGTTGAGGATTTGGAAGAGGATGCTAGCGAACCTACTAGTTCTTCATACAAATATGAAACAGATGATGATTCAGAATTGACAG ATATTTCAAGCAGAAGTAACCCATCTTGGTTGGAAAAGATACAAAATACTGTTCGAAACATTCTTCAGGCCGTTAATTTGTTCCAAACTCCAGTTGATAAATCAG AGGCTGCACGTGTGCGAAAAGAATATGATGAGTTGAATGCCAAGTTATCTAAGATACAGTCAAGAATTTCAAGCCTGACACAAAAAGTTAAACATGATTTTG GAAGCGAGAAGGAATTCTACTCATTATATGGTCAATGTTTAGAGATGAAGGAGAACAA ATATGTTTATAAAGTATGCCCTTTCAAACAAGCTACCCAGGAAGAGGGACACGGTTCAACTCGTTTGGG gaGCTGGGACAAATTTGAGGATTCGTACAGAATCATGCGTTTTTCCAATGGAGACAAATGCTGGAACGGTCCTGACAGAAGTTTGACG GTAAGGTTAAGATGTGGATTGAAAAATGAGATCACCGATGTAGATGAGCCAAGCCGCTGCGa aTATGAAGCACTATTATCAACTCCGGTTGTTTGCCTAGAAGAAAAACTTAAG GAATTGCAAGATAAGTTAGCTTTGATGAACAAGGAACAACCTCAAGGTCATGATGAACTTTGA
- the LOC108194178 gene encoding uncharacterized protein LOC108194178 isoform X1: MRLCCGCCGEFSISVIYSWLRDYDRIQSFAVILIYIQIGCALIGALGALYNGVSLINLGIGLFALVAIESSSQSLARTYAVLLCSSVLLDICWFILFTHDIWTISSEKYGKLIIFSVKLTLLMQIVGFSVRVSSSFLWIQMYRLGVSHVDHSNPQEADMDLRNSFINPSTPVIVRQPSGSDDVLGGSIYDPAYYSSLFEDGQEHGYSFRSDNQRFGEGGSLPDASACLLKPSMSKSFQTINDNKNAMRRESV, from the exons ATGAGGCTTTGTTGCGGCTGTTGTGGCGAATTCAGCATTTCCGTTATTTATTCCTGGCTTCGTGATTATGATAGGATTCAATCCTTCGCTGTCATTCTCATCTACATCCAA ATTGGGTGTGCTTTGATTGGAGCGCTTGGAGCTCTGTACAATGGCGTTTCCTTGATTAATTTGGGGATTGGCTTGTTTGCGCTTGTGGCTATTGAGAGTAGCAGTCAGAGTCTCGCGAGAACGTATGCTGTTCTGCTTTGCAGTTCTGTTTTGCTTGACATCTGTTGGTTCATTCTTTTCACACACGACATCTG GACAATCTCTTCAGAGAAATATGGGAAGTTAATTATCTTCTCAGTGAAGCTTACACTGCTAATGCAAATTGTTGGTTTCTCTGTAAGGGTATCCTCATCGTTTCTATGGATTCAGATGTACAGATTGGGTGTATCACATGTAGACCATAGCAACCCCCAAGAGGCAGATATGGATCTGAGAAATAGTTTTATAAATCCGTCAACTCCTGTTATTGTAAGGCAGCCCTCGGGTTCGGATGATGTTCTAGGGGGCTCTATATACGATCCAGCCTATTATTCATCTCTTTTTGAGGATGGTCAAGAACATGGATATTCATTCAGG AGTGACAACCAAAGGTTTGGTGAAGGTGGATCTCTACCTGATGCCAGTGCTTGTTTGCTGAAGCCATCCATGAGCAAATCCTTTCAGACTATAAAC GATAATAAAAATGCAATGAGAAGAGAAAGTGTATGA
- the LOC108194178 gene encoding uncharacterized protein LOC108194178 isoform X2, giving the protein MRLCCGCCGEFSISVIYSWLRDYDRIQSFAVILIYIQIGCALIGALGALYNGVSLINLGIGLFALVAIESSSQSLARTYAVLLCSSVLLDICWFILFTHDIWTISSEKYGKLIIFSVKLTLLMQIVGFSVRVSSSFLWIQMYRLGVSHVDHSNPQEADMDLRNSFINPSTPVIVRQPSGSDDVLGGSIYDPAYYSSLFEDGQEHGYSFRVRVTTKGLVKVDLYLMPVLVC; this is encoded by the exons ATGAGGCTTTGTTGCGGCTGTTGTGGCGAATTCAGCATTTCCGTTATTTATTCCTGGCTTCGTGATTATGATAGGATTCAATCCTTCGCTGTCATTCTCATCTACATCCAA ATTGGGTGTGCTTTGATTGGAGCGCTTGGAGCTCTGTACAATGGCGTTTCCTTGATTAATTTGGGGATTGGCTTGTTTGCGCTTGTGGCTATTGAGAGTAGCAGTCAGAGTCTCGCGAGAACGTATGCTGTTCTGCTTTGCAGTTCTGTTTTGCTTGACATCTGTTGGTTCATTCTTTTCACACACGACATCTG GACAATCTCTTCAGAGAAATATGGGAAGTTAATTATCTTCTCAGTGAAGCTTACACTGCTAATGCAAATTGTTGGTTTCTCTGTAAGGGTATCCTCATCGTTTCTATGGATTCAGATGTACAGATTGGGTGTATCACATGTAGACCATAGCAACCCCCAAGAGGCAGATATGGATCTGAGAAATAGTTTTATAAATCCGTCAACTCCTGTTATTGTAAGGCAGCCCTCGGGTTCGGATGATGTTCTAGGGGGCTCTATATACGATCCAGCCTATTATTCATCTCTTTTTGAGGATGGTCAAGAACATGGATATTCATTCAGGGTAAG AGTGACAACCAAAGGTTTGGTGAAGGTGGATCTCTACCTGATGCCAGTGCTTGTTTGCTGA
- the LOC108196877 gene encoding E3 ubiquitin-protein ligase SIRP1 — protein sequence MDENRGDSTGGFWCHMCSQMVDPIMEVESVKCPLCQGGFVEEIETAPVANAFRGNNHSSEFGGLEGMDADRSLSLWAPILLGMMSNPRRRRRVRRLPEDDDDDEVRGGDEEQEHHHRHHHHHPEGESELDRELESIIRRRRRSSATILQLLQGIRAGIQSESENNGESDNESNRDRSNNRERERVILINPFNQTIIVQGAHGSGNSTGSQNPVGSLGDYFIGPGLDLLLQHLAENDPNRYGTPPARKEAVEALPTVKVDGNLQCSVCLEDFEVGAEAKEMPCKHRFHSECIFPWLELHSSCPVCRHQLPCDESKVDNISSHGMGETNNGNSSGEGDAEGTNGTPRRFNVPWPFSNLFSSSGSPIVNANSSSTGSSTNASGNSNRTEEN from the coding sequence ATGGATGAGAATAGAGGTGATTCAACTGGTGGCTTCTGGTGTCATATGTGCAGCCAAATGGTTGACCCGATCATGGAGGTTGAGAGTGTCAAATGCCCCCTTTGTCAGGGTGGTTTCGTAGAGGAAATTGAGACTGCCCCTGTTGCCAATGCTTTCCGTGGCAACAACCATTCATCTGAATTTGGAGGGCTGGAAGGCATGGATGCTGATCGCTCACTTTCCCTTTGGGCTCCTATTTTACTTGGTATGATGAGTAATCCTCGTCGTAGGCGTAGAGTTAGGCGTTTGcctgaggatgatgatgatgatgaagtaaGAGGTGGAGATGAAGAACAGGAACACCATCATCgtcatcaccatcatcatccTGAAGGGGAGAGTGAACTAGATCGAGAACTGGAATCCATCATTCGTAGGAGGAGGAGAAGCTCCGCAACTATTCTTCAACTCCTTCAAGGCATTCGAGCTGGAATACAATCCGAGTCAGAAAATAATGGTGAATCGGATAATGAGAGCAACAGGGATCGCAGTAATAATAGAGAAAGGGAGCGTGTGATCCTAATCAACCCTTTCAATCAGACCATCATCGTCCAAGGTGCACATGGCTCAGGCAACAGCACTGGAAGTCAGAATCCAGTTGGATCTTTGGGCGATTACTTCATAGGCCCCGGGTTAGACTTGCTTCTGCAGCATTTAGCCGAAAATGACCCTAACAGGTATGGCACTCCACCAGCACGGAAGGAAGCGGTGGAGGCATTGCCTACTGTCAAAGTGGATGGAAATCTGCAGTGCTCGGTTTGTTTGGAGGACTTTGAAGTTGGGGCTGAAGCAAAGGAAATGCCTTGTAAACACAGGTTCCATAGCGAGTGTATTTTTCCATGGCTTGAGCTGCACAGTTCGTGTCCTGTTTGCAGGCATCAGTTACCTTGTGACGAGTCAAAGGTTGACAATATCAGCAGCCATGGCATGGGTGAAACTAATAATGGAAACAGTAGTGGTGAAGGTGATGCGGAAGGGACAAATGGAACCCCGAGACGATTCAACGTCCCTTGGCCATTTAGTAATTTGTTCTCATCCTCAGGGTCCCCAATTGTGAATGCAAACTCATCTTCAACAGGGTCGTCAACAAATGCATCTGGAAATTCTAATCGAACAGAGGAAAACTGA